A window from Atribacterota bacterium encodes these proteins:
- a CDS encoding acetoacetate decarboxylase family protein, giving the protein MKGKFQFQDGFVYKMPAHFGGYQFYPVRVKYNDITNIVIQYETKPEVLLQYIPEEFDLLKPLVNVQYSNCRDVDWMAGGEYRLIQVTAPVKYTGSSEGLTGEYALVVWENKTCPIIGGREEDGVPKIFADIANERYLNDHWFTTASYESNTFLKMDFYKKAELAKADIEKLNENPKINLFGWRYLPNLGKGGATLSHATLYPQEATFIQGWIGDGNIQWNQLVKEENPMQWHIIKALAELPIVRYANAMILKGSAQLNVGDSKILP; this is encoded by the coding sequence ATGAAAGGAAAGTTTCAATTTCAAGATGGTTTTGTCTACAAAATGCCTGCTCATTTTGGAGGGTATCAGTTTTATCCAGTAAGAGTTAAATATAATGATATAACCAATATTGTCATACAGTATGAAACCAAACCGGAAGTATTATTGCAATACATTCCTGAGGAGTTTGACTTGCTTAAACCTCTGGTTAATGTACAGTATAGTAACTGTCGGGATGTGGATTGGATGGCGGGTGGAGAATACCGGCTCATCCAGGTTACAGCACCGGTAAAATATACAGGTAGCTCTGAAGGTCTTACAGGAGAATATGCTCTGGTTGTATGGGAAAATAAAACCTGTCCAATTATCGGAGGACGGGAAGAGGATGGGGTTCCCAAAATATTTGCCGATATTGCCAATGAACGTTATCTGAATGATCATTGGTTTACTACTGCCAGTTATGAAAGCAATACTTTTCTAAAGATGGATTTTTATAAGAAGGCAGAATTAGCAAAGGCTGACATTGAAAAGTTAAATGAAAACCCCAAAATAAATCTATTTGGCTGGCGTTATTTACCTAACCTGGGTAAAGGTGGAGCTACTCTAAGCCATGCCACTCTCTATCCTCAAGAAGCGACCTTCATTCAAGGCTGGATAGGGGATGGTAATATACAATGGAACCAGCTTGTAAAAGAAGAAAATCCTATGCAATGGCATATTATTAAAGCCCTGGCTGAATTACCAATTGTAAGGTATGCCAATGCAATGATATTAAAAGGGTCAGCCCAGCTTAATGTTGGGGATTCTAAGATTTTACCTTAA
- a CDS encoding endonuclease VIII, translating into MLEIPESMTIARQLNETVPGKTIYKVIANASPHKFAFYHGDPAGYHALLIGQVIGNSIGMGAMIEISAGDRRIVLGDGANLRYYDNSSKTSTKHQLLLEFDDKSTLVCSVQMYGTVLAFRKGTYDNKYYLIAKEKPNPLSDDFDKTYFHSLYTEALGKLSAKAFLATGQRIPGLGNGVLQDILFYAGIHPRRKMKSITEKEYTGLFSSIKDTLAEMTRLGGRDTEKDLFGKAGGYRTILSKNTVGKPCPVCGAVIKKTSYLGGAIYWCLDCQPPSD; encoded by the coding sequence ATGCTGGAGATACCAGAGAGTATGACCATTGCCAGACAGCTTAACGAAACAGTACCGGGAAAAACAATTTACAAAGTGATTGCCAATGCTTCGCCACACAAGTTTGCTTTCTATCATGGCGACCCTGCCGGTTATCATGCACTGCTTATCGGACAAGTCATAGGAAACAGCATCGGTATGGGGGCAATGATTGAGATTTCTGCCGGTGACCGCCGGATTGTTCTCGGTGATGGAGCTAACCTTCGTTATTATGATAATTCAAGTAAAACCTCAACAAAACACCAGCTTTTACTCGAATTTGATGATAAGAGCACTTTAGTTTGTTCAGTTCAGATGTATGGAACCGTCCTGGCATTCAGGAAGGGAACCTATGACAACAAATACTATCTCATTGCTAAAGAAAAACCCAACCCGCTTAGTGATGATTTTGACAAAACCTACTTTCATTCATTGTATACTGAAGCACTTGGTAAACTCTCAGCCAAAGCCTTTCTTGCTACCGGGCAGCGTATCCCTGGCCTGGGTAACGGTGTACTGCAGGATATCCTCTTTTATGCCGGCATTCATCCCAGGCGGAAAATGAAGTCAATCACGGAAAAAGAATATACCGGTTTGTTCAGTTCAATCAAAGATACTTTGGCGGAAATGACGAGGCTTGGAGGACGTGACACCGAAAAAGATTTATTTGGAAAAGCAGGCGGGTATAGGACAATACTCAGTAAAAATACCGTCGGGAAGCCGTGTCCGGTATGTGGAGCTGTTATTAAAAAGACTTCTTATCTGGGTGGTGCAATATATTGGTGTCTTGACTGTCAGCCACCTTCCGATTAG